From a single Streptomyces sp. NBC_01264 genomic region:
- a CDS encoding excisionase family DNA-binding protein, with protein MHDAHDAVSHVADPTLVLLRVEEAARRLSIGRTTCFHLISSGQLESVPIGRLRRVPAEAVNDFLARLREAHRPTSTAA; from the coding sequence ATGCATGACGCCCATGACGCCGTGTCCCACGTGGCAGATCCAACCCTGGTGCTGCTGAGGGTCGAAGAGGCCGCCCGCCGACTCTCCATCGGCCGGACCACGTGCTTTCACCTCATCAGCTCCGGACAGCTGGAGTCCGTGCCCATCGGCCGGCTTCGCCGCGTGCCGGCGGAAGCCGTGAACGACTTCCTGGCCCGGCTCCGCGAAGCGCACCGCCCTACCTCCACCGCTGCCTGA